The window GATTGCCTGGCAATCTATTGCATAAAGTGAATATAGTTTTTTGGAAAAACTTCGAATTGACATTGGCAAAACCTTCTTTTCTCCACTCAAAAAAAGAATCAAAACACCGTCGCCATTTTCTGTATATTGCGGCACAAAATATATGATGTCTTTTGGAATGCTGTTCATAATTAATATCACCATCCTGAAAAAGGCTTTATTTCCCATATTTTTGAAAGTATATTTTTATTATATCGAACATTCTTTTGCATGTCAATTGTTTTTCATCTGCAAAATCTTTTCAGAAAGCTTGTCAATGCTTTCTGAGAGCTTGTCTATCTTGCTTTCAAACCTTGTGAGAAGATAGATGCAAAGCACAATCGGAAAGCCTATGTTGGCTATGTTAGCAATTATATCTTGCATATTTTTCACCTCCTATCCATTAGTTTGTTATGTACACTAAAAGTTTTTAAAAACATGCCGACCTGCCAAGACTTAAAAAGGTCAGGTCGGCACGCTTTATCTTATGCTTTTTATTGTCCGATTAATGTGTTTACCTCTCTGTCAACAACTCTTGCTGATACCTTTTCAACAATCGGACTTGATGTTACAAATATGTTTTTTTGGACAATCAAGTTCATAACACTGTCAACCTCAGCAGCTGATAAGTTTGGCTTTGGGTCGGGGATGGAAAGTCTAAAGTTTTTGCCGTTTTGAAGCTTGAATGTCAAAACTAGGGTAAGCATCCCTATTTCACCTCCTTTCAGCTATTCTTTGTACTTTTTGACAGCTTGAACTCCTAAATTAGTATAAAAGTTCAAAGTTGTTGCTTCTTATAATTGTGTACAGCGGCTTTGACTGAAGACTTGCAATTGCTTGGCCAACCTGATATACATCCATATCTTGAGCATCTGGCTTGATGTCAAATGAGAGTGTTTTGAGTCTTATTTTTCCAGTGGATGTAGTGCCGTTTTCAAGTTTGAGCTGCAATGAGCCTACAAGTGGTTTTGCTGCCATCCTCACCTCACCTCCTTTCTGCTTCTATTTTAAACTCTTTATAAGGACATTTTCAAAAATTATTCGAACGTTTGTTTGTAATATCTGAGTGGTATTTTACGCTAAATATCAATCAGATTGTTCTAAATCTCGCTTGGTTGTGAATAAATTTCGAAAAAATTTAAAATAATATCATCTTGAGACTTTGTTTGAGGAGGTGAATAATAAAGTGAATGTAAAAGACAAGAAAGCTTCTGAATATCAGAAACTTGTAAAAGCAGATGAGCCAAAGACAAATTCTTTCAAAAACTGTATTTTTGCATTCTTAGTTGGTGGGAGTATATGCAGCGTTGGTCAGGCGTTTTTGAATCTCTACAGCAGCTTTTTTCCAAAAGATGAGGCACAGGTTCTTACATCTATCACAATGATATTCCTTGGTTCTTTTTTGACAGGCCTTGGTGTATACGATAAAATTGGTGCTTTTGCAGGTGCAGGTTCTATTGTCCCCATAACAGGCTTTGCAAATTCTATTGTCTCGCCTGCAATCGAATACAAAAAAGAGGGATTTGTGTTTGGTGTTGGAAGTAAGATGTTCTTGATTGCAGGACCTGTTCTTGTATATGGAATTTCCACATCCATACTGGTAGGGATTTTGTACTACCTTGTTAAAGTATTCCCAATGATATGAAAGTGAGGTTGCCATTGCAATGAAGCTGGGAAGGTCAACATTCAGATTTGAATCAAATGTGGCTATATCCGACTGTTTTACAGTTGTTGGAAAAAAAGAGGGACAAGGCCCTCTTTCAATATATTTTGACATGGTTATCGAAGATGAGTATGCAGGACAAAAGTCTTGGGAACTTGCAGAGGGAAAGCTTTTAAATATTGCAATTACAAAGCTTGTGCAAAGGGTAGGGGAAAACCCAGATAACATAGACTTGATTTTAAGCGGTGACCTTTTAAACCAGCTTTCAAGTTCACACTTTGCTGCAAGAGACCTTGACATTCCGTTTATTGGTATCTATGGCGCATGTTCAACATTTGCTTTGAGCGTTGGGCTTGCTTCAATATTTGTAGATGCAAATTTTGCGAAAAATGTAATAGCTGCAACATCATCTCATTTTTGTTCAGCTGAAAAGCAGTTCAGATACCCTCTGGAGCTTGGCACACAAAGACCTCCAACATCACAGTGGACTGTAACAGGTGCTGCTGCATTTTTGATAAGGCAAGAAGATAGTTTTCATTCTCCCAAAATTACTCACTTTACAATTGGCAGAATACTTGATTTTGGAATAAAAGACCAAAACAATATGGGAGCTGTAATGGCACCGGCTGCTTTTGACACAATCATGAGGCACTTTTCTGATACAAAGAGGAGTTTTGAGTATTATGACATGATAATCACAGGTGATTTAGGGTACGTTGGAAGAAAAATCTTAGACCAACTTTTCAAAAAGGAAGGAATAAAATTTTCTTATGAGCTTTTTGACTGTGGAATTTTGATGTTTGATCCAAAAACTCAAAATACAGGCGCTGGAGCAAGCGGATGCGCAGCCTCTGCCTGTGTTTTTGGTGGATATCTTTACAAGCTTTTGCGTGAGAAAACTTTTGAAAGAATTTTGATTGTGCCAACAGGCGCTTTAATGTCTCAATCAACAGTCCAACTTGGAGAAAGTATTCCTGCAATTGCCCATGCACTTGCAATTGAAATGATTTAGAAATTGCATGTTTTTAAGATTCTTGTAAAAAAGGAGTGAAAGTAAAAATGGACTATCTGAAAGCATTTTTAGTTGGCGGGCTTATCTGTGCCTTTGGGCAAATTCTCATTGACAAAACAAAACTCACATCTGCAAGAGTTCTTGTTTTGTTTGTAACACTTGGGGCAGTACTGCAAGGCCTTGGGATATATCAAAAGCTTGTTGAATTTGCCGGAGCAGGTGCAACAGTACCTCTGCCCGGCTTTGGTTATTCTTTGGCAAAAGGTGCTATCGAAGAAGTGTCGAAAATAGGCATTGTTGGCTCATTTACTGGCGGAGTCTCAAAAACAGCTGGTGGCATCTCTGCCGCAGTGTTTTTCGGATATGTAATTTCGCTTATTTTTAATCCAAGGAGTAAGTAGCAAAATTTTTCTACCTGCACAGAATGTATCTTCTAAATCTTTCATGTTTGAAAACCTTTGTCATTTCTATGCTTCCATCGGACTTTACAACTTCTTTTGCAGCCCTTTTTGTTGTTGAGTAAATAGGCACAAATCCATTTTTAAAACACCAGCTTACAAGGTAAACTGTTGCTCCAAAGTCGCCTTGAATGAGGCAGAAGTTTTCTTCTTCACCTTTGTTTTGAAGCAAAAAAGCTGTGATATCATCAAACATTTCTTCTGATAGTTCTATATCTGGTGGGATGTTACTCCAAAAATCCTGAAGCTTAGGTGGAAGATTTATAATTTCTTTAACCTTTAAAGCTTCTCTCGCTTCTTTTTCTTGTTCTTTAGAAAGTTGGTGGTTGAAAATTAAAAATAGTTTGTTCAATATTCTCACTTCCTCTCAAAAAACTCTAATTCAATAGGCTGGTATAACACAAAGATTCTTTTTATTATGATACAATTGTTGATCAAAATTTTAAAGTTCAAAAATTCTGTGAATCTGTTTATTGTTAATAATTGTCTTTCATAACTTTGTAATATTATTCAATATATTTCAGAATTAGCATATGATTATGCGCTTTGAGTAAAAGTTGTAAAGAAAAAGCCACAGTCAAAATACTGCAGCTTTTAAAATCTTTTACTTCTCATCAAAATCATCAAACAGGTCTGATATATCAAATTTTTCTGAACTGATATCATCATCTTCGAAGTCTTCAAAAAATGTGTCTGACTCATTTTTCTCTTCGTATTCTATGTTATAATACTCACACATAAAGTCTGCAACAGCAATGTTCAGGTCAAGCTCACCTATCTGGTCCGATATTGAAAAAGGATCTAGCCTTTTCCATATGGTCTTGATATCTTTTTCTTTTTCAAGATATTCAACAAAAATTTCAAGTCCAACTTTGTCAATTGGAAGAACAACTGTCTGACCAGCTTTCACAGGCGATTTTTTGCTCGGCTTTGCAAGAAATACCTTTAACAAAAACTCAACAGCCATTTTGTCTTGATTTGTAATAAACCTTTTCTTACAGTTTTTACACTCTAAGTATGCAACATCTGCAAAATTTATAAGTCCAAGTTTGGCAAGATACCCTTCGTCCTGCCACTTGAGTTCAAGATTATCTTCTCCACATTCCGGACAGATACTTGGTTGCACAGTCAATTTAACAAGGTTGTGGAAAAACTGATGGTCATAATCTTCCTCCACCGGATTCATATCAGACATTTTTTCAAGCCAACACGAATTAGTATTGCAAAAACTATCTTTTTTGTCTTTACTATGTGGGCATAAACCAAAAAATAGTGGGCAGAACTTGAAATATAAAAAGTCTCTTATTCCACCAAAGCTTATATATTCATCTTTCATAAGTTCTCTTATTGACGCGTTTTCTAAAAGCTTTTTTTCTACAAAGTCAAGAATTGTTTGACTGTTACCATATTTTATTAAGTTTTTATTTTTATAATCTTTATTATTCATAACAATACCAGCCTCTTTTTCTAAAAATAAGCTTTCATAATATTTATACCACTTTTCAAAAGCTTTGAACACAACTTTTTACTTGAAAATGGTATTAATAGCCTTCTTCAAAAACCCAAAATCTTTTTCTGCCACGTTTTTGATTGGTTGAACGTCAAGAAGATATTCTTTTAAAAGTTTTAAATTTTCATCTTTATCAGGTTGGAAATACAAAACCTCAATGTTTCGTGCTGTCAATGTAGTTCCAATTTTGCTTTTCAAAAATACATTACATTTTATTCTGAACTCTAAAAATTCTCTCTGATTAAGCAATATTAGGTCGTCCAAGAGCTCTGTTACATCTATTGAAGAGTTTGTGTATTTTGCTTTAAAGTCTTTAATTTCTATAATTATATCATCTATTATATCCTTTTGCACATTCAAATTCATAGCCTTTAATACTTGAACAACTTTATCGACAAATATCTCAAATGAAGGTGACATTTGCGAAAATATACCCACATCAATATCTTCAAATATACATTTGAACCTATCCAGTACCTGTTGTGAATAAAAAGTAACTGTTACTTTTTTTATCTTTATCCACCCCTTTGAAGCTGAAATTTCATTTTTTGTTTATATCATCTTGAAAAGATAGAAGCTGTGTAAAATATATAATTTGATTTTGAAAAAAATCTTTTAAAATTTCCTTTAAAGGTGCGACAATAAACTTTTTGGTAATAGGACTTACATAAAGGTCATAATAATCAGGTCCTTTGAATATTATTTCAAACTCCTTAAAATTCTTTTTAAACTCTCTTTTTATCTCATCAACTGTTCTTGCATAAATAATATTCATTGCAACATTTTCTTCATTCTCTAATAACTTTTTATACGCCTCACATATGTCAAATGGTACGAAATCAGACATCGGAAAGTT is drawn from Caldicellulosiruptor diazotrophicus and contains these coding sequences:
- a CDS encoding YvrJ family protein, translating into MQDIIANIANIGFPIVLCIYLLTRFESKIDKLSESIDKLSEKILQMKNN
- a CDS encoding DUF2922 domain-containing protein, with the protein product MLTLVLTFKLQNGKNFRLSIPDPKPNLSAAEVDSVMNLIVQKNIFVTSSPIVEKVSARVVDREVNTLIGQ
- a CDS encoding DUF1659 domain-containing protein, whose protein sequence is MAAKPLVGSLQLKLENGTTSTGKIRLKTLSFDIKPDAQDMDVYQVGQAIASLQSKPLYTIIRSNNFELLY
- the spoVAC gene encoding stage V sporulation protein AC, which codes for MNVKDKKASEYQKLVKADEPKTNSFKNCIFAFLVGGSICSVGQAFLNLYSSFFPKDEAQVLTSITMIFLGSFLTGLGVYDKIGAFAGAGSIVPITGFANSIVSPAIEYKKEGFVFGVGSKMFLIAGPVLVYGISTSILVGILYYLVKVFPMI
- the spoVAD gene encoding stage V sporulation protein AD — translated: MKLGRSTFRFESNVAISDCFTVVGKKEGQGPLSIYFDMVIEDEYAGQKSWELAEGKLLNIAITKLVQRVGENPDNIDLILSGDLLNQLSSSHFAARDLDIPFIGIYGACSTFALSVGLASIFVDANFAKNVIAATSSHFCSAEKQFRYPLELGTQRPPTSQWTVTGAAAFLIRQEDSFHSPKITHFTIGRILDFGIKDQNNMGAVMAPAAFDTIMRHFSDTKRSFEYYDMIITGDLGYVGRKILDQLFKKEGIKFSYELFDCGILMFDPKTQNTGAGASGCAASACVFGGYLYKLLREKTFERILIVPTGALMSQSTVQLGESIPAIAHALAIEMI
- the spoVAE gene encoding stage V sporulation protein AE, giving the protein MDYLKAFLVGGLICAFGQILIDKTKLTSARVLVLFVTLGAVLQGLGIYQKLVEFAGAGATVPLPGFGYSLAKGAIEEVSKIGIVGSFTGGVSKTAGGISAAVFFGYVISLIFNPRSK
- the csx20 gene encoding CRISPR-associated protein Csx20 — translated: MNKLFLIFNHQLSKEQEKEAREALKVKEIINLPPKLQDFWSNIPPDIELSEEMFDDITAFLLQNKGEEENFCLIQGDFGATVYLVSWCFKNGFVPIYSTTKRAAKEVVKSDGSIEMTKVFKHERFRRYILCR